A single Candidatus Bathyarchaeum sp. DNA region contains:
- a CDS encoding inorganic diphosphatase, translating into MNYWKDIPVGENPPEILNAVIEVVSGSRDKYEYKSEWEAFTLDRMIPSSVVFPIEYGFVPQTWYDDNDPLDIMVMSYEPLEVGCIVRVRVIGVLEIEDEKGVDSKILSVLVDDARLEGIHDIDDVHVHQLREIQEFFETYKRLEPHKWVKVKGWEPAKKAQEIVQYAAEQYKKQKK; encoded by the coding sequence TTGAACTACTGGAAAGATATTCCTGTTGGAGAGAACCCCCCCGAAATTTTAAACGCAGTTATCGAAGTTGTAAGTGGTTCAAGAGACAAATATGAGTACAAATCAGAATGGGAAGCGTTTACATTAGACCGCATGATTCCGTCATCGGTTGTTTTTCCTATCGAATATGGTTTTGTTCCCCAAACATGGTACGATGATAACGACCCACTTGACATTATGGTCATGAGTTATGAACCCCTTGAAGTCGGGTGCATCGTTCGGGTTCGCGTTATTGGCGTCTTAGAAATTGAAGATGAAAAAGGTGTGGATTCCAAAATTTTGTCAGTTCTTGTTGATGACGCCCGATTAGAAGGCATCCACGACATAGATGACGTTCATGTTCATCAACTACGAGAAATTCAAGAATTCTTTGAAACCTACAAACGACTAGAGCCCCACAAATGGGTCAAAGTAAAAGGCTGGGAACCCGCAAAAAAAGCCCAAGAAATAGTACAATACGCCGCTGAACAATACAAAAAACAAAAAAAGTAA
- a CDS encoding HAD-IA family hydrolase: MVLKAVLFDLGLTLIRTASFPEIYRRILASFNVQVSVDAIVEAQKQTEKEFDVSTYDENKRQEFWTNYNAALIKKLGIKENVVFLASQIDELWWRFSHVEVFPDVEPTFSKLKARGLKIGLVSNGFQKDLDQVLPELDLKKWFDSVVCIDSCNCAKPNKKIFLYALDQLQINPNEAVFVGNSIEQDYDGAFAVGIRPFLIDREQKLSSQYNTINSLTDLLTIL, from the coding sequence ATGGTCCTGAAGGCTGTATTGTTTGATTTGGGGTTAACCCTTATTCGAACTGCTTCTTTTCCAGAAATCTATCGGCGAATTCTTGCGAGTTTTAATGTTCAAGTTTCTGTTGACGCCATTGTTGAAGCACAAAAACAAACAGAAAAAGAGTTTGACGTCTCAACTTATGACGAAAACAAACGACAAGAATTCTGGACAAACTACAACGCTGCTTTAATCAAAAAACTAGGAATCAAAGAAAATGTTGTTTTTTTGGCGAGCCAAATTGACGAACTTTGGTGGCGTTTCTCCCACGTTGAAGTTTTTCCAGATGTGGAGCCTACTTTTTCCAAATTAAAAGCTAGAGGCTTAAAAATTGGGCTTGTCTCTAATGGGTTTCAAAAAGACCTTGACCAGGTCTTGCCGGAATTGGACCTGAAAAAATGGTTTGATTCAGTGGTTTGCATTGATTCGTGCAACTGTGCAAAACCAAACAAAAAGATTTTTTTGTATGCGCTAGACCAGTTGCAGATTAATCCAAATGAAGCTGTGTTTGTGGGAAATTCTATCGAGCAAGACTATGACGGCGCATTTGCCGTTGGAATCAGACCGTTTCTGATTGACCGTGAACAAAAACTTTCAAGCCAATATAACACAATTAACAGCTTAACTGATTTGCTAACTATACTGTAA
- a CDS encoding Lrp/AsnC family transcriptional regulator yields the protein MDEKDEQILKVISRRSGFSSRKFSKLLGMPISTVHRRIKKMEQDGIITGYKALIDYEKTSLPIGALMQINLSEATPGNGHIPKKDIIDALTGFQEIEEITEVQAANFDLIAKARFESLKKLSEFIEKTRQIQGIDETSTAIIIEENVLLPAQLRK from the coding sequence GTGGACGAAAAAGACGAACAAATCCTCAAAGTAATATCGCGACGTTCAGGATTTTCTAGCAGAAAATTTTCTAAACTTTTGGGAATGCCAATATCTACAGTGCACAGAAGAATCAAAAAAATGGAACAGGACGGTATAATCACTGGATACAAAGCCTTGATTGATTATGAAAAAACGTCGTTGCCTATTGGGGCGTTGATGCAAATTAACTTATCCGAGGCTACTCCTGGAAATGGTCACATTCCAAAAAAAGACATTATCGATGCGTTAACTGGTTTCCAAGAAATCGAAGAAATAACTGAAGTTCAAGCCGCCAATTTCGATTTGATAGCAAAAGCGCGTTTTGAAAGCCTCAAAAAACTGTCAGAGTTCATAGAAAAAACAAGGCAGATTCAAGGCATCGACGAAACTTCAACTGCCATAATAATTGAAGAAAATGTTCTATTGCCTGCCCAGCTGCGAAAGTAA
- a CDS encoding transcriptional regulator → MNKKSDINPPSIPAIDKLIHEPARLIIMAHLFVVESVDYLFLQQQTGLTWGNIASHVGKLEKAGYVSVKKEFLDKKPHTTLKLTVQGRRAFKEYKESMKQVFEDLPE, encoded by the coding sequence ATGAACAAAAAATCAGACATTAATCCGCCTTCAATTCCGGCAATTGACAAACTAATCCACGAACCGGCAAGACTCATCATCATGGCTCACCTTTTTGTTGTTGAAAGTGTTGATTACCTGTTCTTGCAACAGCAAACAGGACTAACGTGGGGCAACATAGCATCCCATGTTGGCAAATTGGAGAAAGCAGGTTACGTTTCAGTGAAAAAAGAGTTTCTAGACAAGAAGCCTCACACTACACTAAAACTTACGGTGCAAGGACGAAGGGCTTTCAAAGAATATAAAGAAAGCATGAAACAAGTGTTTGAAGATTTACCTGAGTAA
- a CDS encoding GyrI-like domain-containing protein, which translates to MNEEYSIVNVEPKLVLGMRQTGPYSIIGVMIPELCDYATKNDIQMIGPPMYICHEPSAEEAIKADKENNADVEVVIPILKRGRETEVITCYELPAAKMVKTLHKGPYREEDATYEKLFAWLEANNKKIVAPIREIYLNDPHEVSEDELLIEIFAPID; encoded by the coding sequence TTGAATGAAGAATATTCAATAGTAAATGTAGAACCTAAACTCGTTTTGGGCATGAGGCAAACTGGTCCTTACAGTATTATTGGGGTGATGATTCCAGAACTATGTGACTACGCTACAAAAAACGACATCCAAATGATTGGACCCCCAATGTACATCTGCCACGAACCCAGTGCAGAAGAAGCAATCAAAGCAGACAAAGAAAACAACGCAGACGTCGAGGTTGTAATCCCGATACTTAAACGCGGAAGAGAAACAGAAGTGATAACCTGCTACGAGTTGCCTGCTGCAAAAATGGTGAAAACATTGCATAAAGGTCCTTATCGTGAAGAAGATGCTACTTACGAAAAATTGTTTGCTTGGTTAGAGGCTAACAACAAAAAGATTGTTGCTCCAATTCGTGAAATATACCTAAATGACCCTCACGAAGTTTCTGAAGATGAGTTGCTTATAGAAATCTTTGCTCCGATAGATTAG
- a CDS encoding tRNA (adenine-N1)-methyltransferase — MSELIAEGDDVYLYLDPRRTYLVRVEPEKSFHTHKGYIQLGDLIGKEYGTRIPSSMDVEFVALKPKLRDYIFKTNRRTQISYPKDISLIILNSGIGPGSRVVEAGTGTGALTSAIAHYIRPSGTVYSYDIKQEHQKNAKKNLERAKLLDTVELKEGDITEGIEEKDLDAIILDMATPWLVIPHAYEALKGSGVLVSFSPTVEQVVKVTEALYDCGFVCIETCETLIRFMQVSRGKTRPQTLMTGHTGYLTFARKSVRQEPGTQT; from the coding sequence ATGAGTGAATTAATTGCTGAAGGCGACGATGTATATCTCTACTTAGACCCCAGACGAACCTATCTGGTCAGAGTGGAGCCCGAAAAAAGCTTTCACACCCACAAAGGCTACATTCAATTAGGGGACTTGATTGGAAAAGAATATGGCACCAGAATCCCCAGCAGTATGGACGTTGAGTTTGTGGCGTTAAAGCCTAAACTGCGGGATTATATTTTCAAAACAAACAGGCGCACACAGATATCTTACCCCAAGGACATCTCATTAATTATACTAAACAGCGGGATTGGGCCTGGAAGCCGCGTAGTTGAAGCGGGCACTGGAACTGGGGCGCTTACCAGTGCGATTGCTCATTATATTAGACCTAGTGGCACAGTTTACTCCTATGATATCAAACAGGAGCACCAAAAAAATGCAAAAAAGAATCTGGAACGGGCAAAACTTCTGGATACTGTGGAACTAAAAGAGGGGGACATAACCGAAGGAATTGAAGAAAAAGATTTAGATGCTATAATTTTGGATATGGCGACTCCGTGGTTGGTTATTCCTCATGCTTATGAGGCATTGAAGGGTAGTGGTGTGTTGGTGTCCTTTAGTCCGACTGTTGAGCAGGTTGTTAAGGTTACTGAGGCGTTGTATGATTGTGGGTTTGTTTGTATCGAAACCTGTGAAACATTGATTCGGTTTATGCAAGTCTCGAGGGGAAAAACGCGCCCCCAGACGTTGATGACTGGTCACACTGGTTATTTGACTTTTGCGCGTAAGTCTGTCAGGCAAGAGCCTGGCACACAGACTTAG
- a CDS encoding beta-propeller domain-containing protein, which translates to MDNTKAFVACFIGIILVTSSIPIYVYLNDNPETLTPIELNQFTSYDELKTFLESTEKNSGYYFSRGNLLGLEDSFVEATVVPSAAPEPQDADYSETNVQVEGVDEADIVKTDGEYIYIVSGETVTIMKAFPPEEAQVVSKIVLEGGITGIFINGDKLAVFETEYGVYPLYEKDLPVPIVDSEVVTNSTADDEESVKPTEPSNQTTPSGEPDKPVDGLIEPVEPFVPIIYEPPTTTVKVYDVSNKANPVLTREFSVDGNYFSSRMIGDYVYMVATQYTYLYETDVFLPRVHYNNQTETIEATEIYFYNNSDTSYTFTTLVAVNIQNDAQEPTYETVLLGGTSGLYVSTGSIYMTFPEYNWQEDEGTKTKIYKAKIDQEKITFIAEGEVPGYVLNQFSMDEYNGYFRVATTVNNNNWRTFAAENEPSTKNNVYVLDSNLNVVGSLEDLAPGEQIYSARFMGNRAYVVTFRNVDPLFVIDLSLPTAPTVLGQLKVTGYSGYLHPYDENHIIGIGKETDYDSEEDFAWYQGVKISMFDVSDVSNPREVAKYEIGDRGTNSPILSDHKSLLFDKEKNLLVIPVLVAELDENDYEGEIPDWTYGEFVWQGAYVFDISPAGINLRGQITHMDDNTDLLKSGYRFYSGYSVQRSLYIENVLYTISNMKVKMNALDTLTELNSVEIA; encoded by the coding sequence ATGGATAACACGAAAGCATTTGTAGCATGTTTTATAGGAATAATTTTAGTTACCTCTTCAATACCCATATACGTTTACTTAAACGATAATCCTGAAACTTTAACTCCAATTGAATTGAACCAGTTTACATCTTATGATGAACTGAAAACTTTTCTTGAATCTACAGAGAAAAATTCTGGATATTATTTTTCCAGAGGCAACTTGTTAGGACTTGAAGACTCTTTTGTTGAAGCAACAGTTGTCCCATCGGCAGCGCCTGAACCCCAAGATGCAGACTATTCTGAAACAAACGTTCAAGTCGAAGGCGTAGATGAAGCAGACATCGTAAAAACTGATGGCGAATACATTTACATTGTCTCTGGAGAAACCGTAACCATAATGAAAGCCTTCCCGCCTGAAGAAGCGCAAGTTGTTTCAAAAATTGTTTTGGAAGGTGGAATAACAGGAATTTTCATCAACGGCGACAAGCTTGCAGTTTTTGAAACTGAATATGGTGTTTATCCTCTGTATGAAAAAGATTTGCCTGTGCCTATTGTTGATTCTGAAGTGGTAACCAATTCTACAGCAGACGACGAAGAATCTGTAAAGCCAACTGAGCCCTCAAACCAAACTACGCCCTCTGGAGAGCCCGACAAGCCAGTTGATGGACTTATTGAACCTGTTGAACCTTTTGTGCCCATAATTTACGAGCCCCCTACAACAACCGTTAAAGTTTATGACGTTTCAAACAAAGCTAATCCCGTTTTGACTCGTGAATTTTCTGTTGACGGAAACTACTTCAGTTCACGAATGATCGGCGACTATGTGTACATGGTTGCAACCCAATATACTTACCTTTATGAAACAGATGTTTTCTTGCCCCGTGTTCACTACAATAACCAAACAGAAACCATCGAAGCAACAGAGATATACTTCTACAACAACTCTGACACTTCATACACTTTCACCACCCTTGTTGCAGTTAACATCCAAAACGACGCCCAAGAACCAACCTACGAAACAGTCCTGCTTGGAGGCACCAGCGGATTATACGTTTCAACTGGCAGCATCTACATGACCTTCCCTGAATACAACTGGCAAGAAGATGAAGGAACGAAAACAAAAATCTACAAAGCCAAAATTGACCAAGAAAAAATAACCTTCATCGCAGAAGGAGAAGTTCCTGGTTATGTTCTGAACCAGTTTAGCATGGATGAATACAACGGTTACTTCCGTGTAGCAACAACGGTGAACAACAATAACTGGAGAACCTTTGCCGCAGAAAACGAACCCTCAACCAAAAACAACGTTTACGTTCTGGACAGCAACCTTAACGTTGTTGGCAGTCTAGAAGACTTGGCTCCTGGAGAACAAATTTACTCTGCCCGATTCATGGGCAACAGAGCCTACGTCGTAACCTTCCGAAATGTTGACCCCTTGTTTGTTATCGACCTATCCCTGCCAACTGCACCTACTGTTCTTGGTCAACTCAAAGTAACAGGTTACTCAGGATACTTGCATCCCTATGACGAAAACCACATCATCGGAATCGGCAAAGAAACAGACTATGACTCAGAAGAAGACTTCGCATGGTATCAAGGAGTAAAAATCTCCATGTTTGACGTTAGCGATGTTTCAAATCCCCGTGAAGTTGCAAAATACGAAATCGGTGACCGTGGAACAAACTCTCCAATCCTTTCCGACCACAAATCGTTACTATTTGACAAAGAAAAGAATCTGCTGGTCATACCTGTTTTAGTTGCTGAACTTGATGAAAATGACTACGAAGGAGAAATCCCCGATTGGACATATGGAGAATTCGTCTGGCAAGGTGCTTACGTTTTTGACATATCCCCTGCTGGAATAAACTTGCGTGGACAAATTACCCACATGGACGACAACACAGACCTGCTAAAGAGCGGATACCGTTTCTATTCTGGATATTCAGTGCAAAGAAGCCTATACATCGAAAACGTACTCTACACAATATCCAACATGAAAGTCAAGATGAACGCCTTAGACACCCTTACAGAACTCAATAGTGTTGAAATCGCCTAA
- a CDS encoding winged helix-turn-helix domain-containing protein gives MTDLSSSDLAEIESQLKGKTLQIYWYMLKDPETRVGVREVQRELGLSSPSVAAHHLDKLLSLGLVEKTVRGEYLLNQEIKVGLLKFFSRMGKFLVPRHLFYAIWMTTMFAIYIVVYNVILFQPTGSPHNIAAIIFGVVANAVLWLETIRLWKEKPF, from the coding sequence ATGACTGATTTGTCTTCTTCGGATTTGGCTGAAATCGAGTCCCAGTTGAAGGGAAAAACTCTTCAAATCTACTGGTATATGCTCAAAGACCCCGAAACTCGAGTCGGCGTCCGCGAAGTCCAGCGAGAACTTGGATTATCAAGCCCAAGCGTGGCCGCCCATCACCTAGACAAGCTGTTAAGCCTTGGTTTAGTAGAAAAAACCGTTAGGGGAGAATACCTGCTAAACCAAGAGATTAAGGTGGGGCTCTTAAAATTTTTTAGCAGAATGGGGAAATTTCTTGTCCCTCGTCACCTGTTTTACGCGATCTGGATGACCACCATGTTTGCCATATACATTGTAGTATACAATGTAATTTTGTTCCAACCTACTGGGTCACCTCACAACATCGCCGCAATAATTTTTGGTGTAGTAGCCAACGCGGTGCTGTGGCTGGAAACCATTCGATTGTGGAAAGAAAAACCGTTCTAG
- a CDS encoding flavodoxin domain-containing protein, with protein sequence MNPAVVFSSKGGNTQKVAQEIAQELNCKLIKLSDHSDFSTIQLKDYDMVFLGTWVRGGHASPEMVKFLEKLDLPDSNKHFALFMTWAGGGKSDAWAHMKVRDILQAKNQKLLPDYYSCLGKTFGFARKGHPNPLELADARSWASKLVDELETGSQ encoded by the coding sequence ATGAATCCAGCTGTAGTCTTTTCCTCCAAGGGCGGCAACACGCAAAAAGTTGCCCAAGAAATCGCTCAGGAACTAAACTGCAAACTCATCAAACTTTCAGATCACTCCGACTTTTCAACCATACAACTCAAAGACTACGACATGGTTTTTTTGGGCACCTGGGTTCGGGGTGGACATGCCAGTCCAGAGATGGTCAAATTCTTAGAAAAGTTAGATCTACCAGACAGCAACAAACACTTTGCCCTTTTCATGACCTGGGCGGGAGGCGGCAAAAGCGATGCATGGGCACACATGAAAGTAAGGGACATTCTCCAAGCAAAAAACCAAAAATTGCTTCCAGATTACTACAGTTGCCTTGGTAAAACTTTTGGGTTTGCCAGAAAAGGGCATCCGAATCCACTAGAATTAGCTGATGCTCGAAGCTGGGCCAGTAAGTTGGTTGATGAGCTTGAAACTGGTTCACAGTGA
- a CDS encoding S-methyl-5-thioribose-1-phosphate isomerase: MYDAVLDTAGKIKRLEIQGARNVAIEAIKSLEIGTKQSAAKTKPEFLQELSEAKEVLFASRSTEPLMRNAVLYVIQTVKSSNEPDVSNLVKTVSHVTGEFLEHLNQSKQTIASVGSKRISDGARVLTHCHSSTVMKILKQAKLDGKQFELFCTESRPVFQGRITAKEMVEAGIKTTMFVDSAVRHFINKVDFVVVGADAITSEGNVINKIGTSMVALAAKEARTPFYVATELLKFDPATILGDYEKIEERNPKEVWDSAPDGLVIKNPAFDVTRREFIHGIICEEGIVAPDSITGLISRKYSWILET; the protein is encoded by the coding sequence TTGTATGATGCTGTTTTGGATACTGCAGGCAAAATTAAACGACTAGAAATTCAAGGCGCCAGAAACGTCGCAATAGAAGCTATCAAATCATTGGAAATTGGAACCAAACAATCTGCTGCTAAAACTAAACCAGAATTCTTGCAGGAGCTTTCTGAAGCCAAAGAAGTATTGTTTGCTTCCCGTTCTACGGAGCCCTTGATGCGTAATGCTGTCCTTTATGTTATTCAGACGGTAAAATCCAGCAACGAACCTGATGTTTCCAACTTGGTGAAAACTGTTTCACACGTTACTGGCGAGTTTTTGGAGCACCTCAACCAATCAAAACAAACAATTGCCTCTGTAGGTTCTAAGCGGATTTCTGATGGGGCACGAGTTCTTACTCATTGTCACTCTTCTACAGTAATGAAAATTCTTAAACAAGCGAAGTTGGATGGGAAACAGTTTGAGCTGTTTTGTACAGAGTCTCGTCCCGTTTTTCAGGGCAGAATAACCGCCAAAGAAATGGTAGAAGCAGGAATCAAAACCACCATGTTTGTGGATTCTGCGGTTCGGCATTTTATTAACAAGGTGGATTTTGTGGTTGTGGGGGCTGATGCCATAACTTCTGAAGGCAATGTAATAAACAAGATCGGAACCAGCATGGTTGCCTTAGCCGCCAAAGAGGCGAGAACTCCATTTTATGTGGCTACTGAACTCCTCAAGTTTGACCCTGCAACAATTCTGGGAGATTATGAAAAAATAGAAGAAAGAAACCCCAAAGAGGTTTGGGATTCTGCTCCCGACGGTTTAGTTATTAAAAACCCTGCATTTGACGTAACCCGGCGAGAGTTTATTCACGGCATAATCTGCGAAGAAGGCATAGTTGCCCCAGATTCAATAACTGGGTTGATAAGCAGAAAATATTCATGGATTCTTGAAACTTAG
- a CDS encoding 3-phosphoglycerate dehydrogenase produces MTNHTILVCDNFGEEFLSKVSKFGKVLQSSDIDYNLPVEEVTVLVVRSKTKVNKDTVDVMKKLECVITATHGLDHIDQPYLAERGISFYNVPAQSYDVAQGVIAYILAHATNLVEGDRSMKQGQWLKKSLIGCRVTGKTLGVVGCGKIGREVARMACALGMNVVVFDPCIADDGTVTLVCMEDLLKKADFISVNCPLTNGTRDLIGEKEISIMKDGVFLVNTARAGIINEQALLDALNAGKVSAALDVFSSKTPFEDEMSTALINHESVIATPHSIGQTYEAIQGKADGVIQAIQDHISKNC; encoded by the coding sequence ATGACCAATCATACTATCTTAGTTTGCGACAACTTTGGTGAAGAATTTCTTAGTAAAGTATCTAAATTTGGAAAAGTCCTTCAATCAAGCGACATCGACTACAACTTACCCGTGGAAGAGGTAACTGTACTTGTTGTTCGCAGCAAAACAAAAGTCAACAAAGACACAGTTGACGTCATGAAAAAACTTGAATGCGTAATTACTGCCACTCATGGTCTGGACCACATCGACCAGCCCTACTTAGCAGAGCGCGGAATTAGTTTCTATAACGTTCCTGCCCAATCCTACGACGTAGCTCAAGGAGTAATTGCCTATATTTTGGCCCATGCAACAAACCTAGTTGAAGGCGATCGTTCCATGAAGCAAGGCCAATGGCTGAAAAAATCCTTGATCGGCTGCCGTGTTACTGGAAAAACCTTGGGAGTTGTGGGTTGTGGAAAAATTGGACGAGAAGTTGCACGGATGGCTTGTGCCCTTGGAATGAATGTAGTTGTTTTTGACCCTTGCATCGCTGATGATGGAACTGTTACTTTGGTTTGCATGGAAGACTTGCTCAAAAAAGCTGACTTTATTTCCGTTAACTGTCCTTTAACCAATGGAACTCGCGACTTAATCGGAGAAAAAGAAATCTCCATAATGAAAGACGGCGTGTTTTTGGTAAACACTGCTCGGGCTGGTATTATTAACGAGCAAGCTTTGCTTGACGCCTTGAATGCTGGAAAGGTTAGTGCGGCTTTGGATGTTTTCTCTTCAAAAACTCCTTTTGAGGATGAAATGTCAACTGCTCTTATCAACCATGAAAGTGTCATTGCCACTCCTCACAGTATCGGTCAAACCTATGAAGCAATTCAAGGAAAAGCCGACGGAGTCATCCAAGCAATCCAAGACCACATCTCCAAAAACTGCTAA
- a CDS encoding alanine--glyoxylate aminotransferase family protein — protein sequence MKLFTAGPVACYPEVLEAMGEQMYSHRSAEYKKLHVETIEMLQRFLGTENEVFLFSSTGSGFMEASVRNCVDKKMLCCICGSFGERFADVGTSNGKQVETLEVPLGEPITPDLLDEKLSKTPDVEAVSITHNETSAGLLNPLAELAEVVKSHGKLVLVDSVSCMGGTEINVDDWGLDVCFASSQKCFGVPPGLSIGAVSNAALEKSESVQNKGWYFDFKVWEKFNQKKKGTPMTSTIPQIAGMNAILKLIEEKGGKQWYFDLFAQRNRTIREGVQKLGLSTFPKAGYESPTISCVNAPEGIDGVAIYEGMRNEGFELAKGYGSIQNKTFRIGNMGYIPDEVIDSMLDAMPNVLNNLGWSC from the coding sequence TTGAAGTTGTTTACCGCTGGTCCTGTTGCGTGTTACCCTGAAGTTTTGGAAGCAATGGGCGAACAAATGTATAGCCATCGCAGTGCAGAATACAAAAAACTGCACGTTGAAACCATAGAAATGCTGCAACGGTTCTTAGGAACTGAAAACGAAGTTTTCCTGTTTTCTAGCACTGGTTCTGGTTTTATGGAAGCTTCGGTGCGTAACTGTGTAGACAAAAAGATGCTTTGTTGTATCTGTGGCAGTTTTGGTGAGCGTTTTGCTGACGTTGGAACTTCTAATGGTAAACAAGTTGAGACCCTTGAGGTTCCTTTGGGCGAGCCTATTACGCCTGATTTGTTGGATGAGAAACTGTCCAAAACTCCTGATGTGGAGGCTGTTTCCATAACTCATAACGAAACAAGCGCAGGTTTGTTAAATCCCTTGGCCGAACTAGCCGAAGTAGTGAAAAGCCACGGCAAGTTGGTTCTTGTTGACTCTGTAAGTTGTATGGGTGGAACAGAGATCAATGTGGACGATTGGGGTTTGGATGTTTGTTTTGCTAGTTCCCAGAAATGTTTTGGGGTTCCTCCTGGTTTGAGTATAGGCGCCGTAAGCAATGCTGCTTTGGAAAAGTCCGAGTCTGTTCAAAACAAGGGTTGGTATTTTGATTTCAAAGTCTGGGAGAAATTTAACCAAAAGAAAAAGGGTACTCCTATGACTTCTACGATTCCTCAGATTGCTGGAATGAATGCAATTTTGAAGCTAATTGAAGAAAAAGGTGGAAAACAGTGGTACTTTGACTTGTTTGCGCAGCGTAACCGCACGATTCGAGAAGGAGTCCAAAAACTTGGATTATCAACTTTTCCTAAAGCTGGTTACGAAAGCCCAACCATCAGTTGTGTAAACGCTCCCGAAGGCATAGATGGAGTAGCAATCTACGAAGGCATGCGAAACGAAGGATTTGAATTAGCAAAAGGATACGGCAGCATACAAAACAAGACCTTTAGAATCGGTAACATGGGTTACATTCCCGACGAAGTTATTGATTCTATGCTGGATGCGATGCCTAATGTTTTGAACAATCTTGGTTGGAGTTGTTAG
- a CDS encoding D-cysteine desulfhydrase family protein encodes MNKSNNFSKLEEMRKQKVCFAGFPSPLQKMSNLSKALQGPNLFIKRDDMTDLAFGGNKSRKLEFSFAEAKKNGADVVITTGAVQSNCACMVAAAARRFGMKPVLVLVGKEPQVYDGNLLLDKILSAEIHFLETYGPHVEEYMKRLAEMFRSEGHTPYVIPVGASLPSTVPGYALALQEAVNQFEALGEPLDYIICTCGTGGTQAGLIFGVELLGMQTKIVGASVFATKDQATQTILNLVNGAAKLFDVDVSATVDDVTVFDDYIKEGYGKLNKEVTDVLKLVAETEGIFIDPIYTGKAMVMLIDLIKKGYFKKTDNVLFFHTGGLPALFLFKSELQKA; translated from the coding sequence TTGAACAAATCAAACAACTTTTCTAAACTTGAAGAAATGCGTAAACAAAAAGTCTGTTTTGCGGGCTTTCCATCTCCTTTACAAAAGATGTCTAACTTGTCAAAAGCTTTGCAGGGACCAAACTTGTTCATCAAACGCGACGACATGACTGACTTAGCCTTTGGCGGCAACAAATCCAGAAAACTTGAATTCTCTTTTGCTGAAGCTAAAAAAAACGGAGCTGACGTAGTGATCACTACAGGTGCAGTCCAGTCTAATTGTGCATGCATGGTTGCGGCTGCAGCTAGGCGCTTTGGCATGAAGCCTGTTTTGGTTTTGGTGGGAAAAGAACCTCAAGTTTATGATGGGAATTTGCTTTTGGACAAAATTTTGTCTGCCGAAATTCATTTTCTAGAAACTTATGGGCCTCATGTTGAAGAATACATGAAGCGTTTAGCTGAAATGTTCCGCTCAGAGGGTCATACGCCTTATGTTATTCCTGTGGGGGCTTCGTTACCTTCTACTGTTCCTGGATATGCTCTGGCTTTACAAGAAGCAGTAAATCAGTTTGAGGCTCTTGGGGAACCCCTTGATTACATTATTTGCACTTGTGGAACGGGTGGAACTCAAGCGGGACTAATTTTCGGAGTAGAATTACTGGGTATGCAAACAAAGATTGTGGGGGCAAGCGTTTTTGCTACCAAAGACCAAGCCACACAAACAATACTTAATCTTGTTAATGGGGCTGCTAAACTTTTTGATGTTGACGTATCTGCAACTGTTGATGACGTAACCGTTTTTGATGATTACATCAAGGAAGGCTACGGGAAACTGAACAAGGAAGTAACAGACGTCCTCAAACTTGTTGCTGAAACAGAGGGTATATTCATAGACCCCATCTATACGGGAAAAGCGATGGTCATGCTTATTGATTTAATCAAAAAAGGATATTTCAAAAAAACTGATAATGTACTGTTTTTCCACACGGGTGGATTGCCTGCATTATTTTTGTTTAAAAGTGAGTTACAGAAAGCGTAG